The DNA window ATGAACAGCGTGCAGAATCAGTTGAAATCGCTGCCTAATGAGGAGCGGCAGGCCAAAATAAACGAACTACGCCGTCAACTGGGCTATCCCGAAGATGCGGTGGAACGTCTGGCCAAGCTGGACCAGGAACGGGAGCAAAAATGGCAGAACGGCGAAGCGTACATGGCCCAACGCCAGCAACTCCAACAGAGCCTTTCCGGACGCGAATTGGATAACGCTATGCAACGGCTACGACAGGAATATTTCGGCTCGTCCGCGCCGACGATTGCCCGGGAAGAGGAAGAAGACTTCTTTCGCTTTGAGCGGGGTCGTCGTTACGGCGTCAACTGAGGGTCAGCCGAGCGCCCATGAAAAAAGGCAGCCGAAGCTGCCTTTTTCACGCTTGTGCTAGCTATTTAGCTGGCAACTACGTTTTCCGCCTGAGGGCCTTTCTGGCCTTCGGTCACGGTGAATTCTACCTGTTGGCCTTCTGCCAGGGTCTTGAATCCGCCGCCTTGAATAGCGCTGTAGTGAACAAAAACGTCAGGGCCGCTCTCACGAGTAATAAAGCCAAAGCCTTTTGCTTCGTTGAAGAACTTAACCGTACCGGTAGTAGTAGACATATGAGTCATCCTGTAATCAATCAATTGTGCTGCCTTTCATCGTAATGATGAGGGTCAGCGATATGCGGAAAAAACACGAGGGAATCAAAGACAGGACTGTGCACTACCAGTAACAACCGAATAACGTCTTAGTCTGAATTTTATTGCCAGATCTTTTCTACCCGCACACCTTAACCCAGCGAACCGGGCAGGCATAGCTTTTTCGTATACGTAATTGCCCCGGAAGGGTTGGAGCCTCGGCGGGTTCCATGGGCCTGTGCCGCGCAACCACGAGGACGCAGAGGCTACCGCCTACGCCCTGCTCGTCCAGACGGTTGATTACAAAGCTGAAGGCCCGCAGTCCCGCTGGTTAACAATTAAACACCTGCC is part of the Hydrocarboniclastica marina genome and encodes:
- a CDS encoding cold-shock protein, whose amino-acid sequence is MSTTTGTVKFFNEAKGFGFITRESGPDVFVHYSAIQGGGFKTLAEGQQVEFTVTEGQKGPQAENVVAS